tttcttcaaagCAGGCATGACCATCCAGTAAAGGCTCAATGATGCCTTTATTTCTTCTGTTGGTAGCTCATCTGTCATCCCCAAGAGTGAGGTAAACTACTCAAAGGGCGCCAACACCTTCCAGATAATAAAAACTGGAGCCTGTGGAGATGCTGTTGGCCTAGTCACAGTTCTGCAATGTAGAAGAAATACTATTACCATCTTTTTAAGAGTTTTTCACAAAATAGTCTTTCCTTTTGTCATTCACCATaggtttactgatttttttttctttttttgagacagagcctcaagctgtcgccctgggtagagtgctgtggcatcacagctcacagcaacctccaactcctgggctcaagcgattctcctgcctccgcctcccaagtagctgggactacatgcgcccaccacaacgcccgggtattttttggttacagccgtcattgttgtttggcgggccccggctggattcgaacccgccagctcaggtgtatgtggctggcaccttagctgcttgagccacaggctccgagccagtttactgatttttttttggagacagaatctcactatgtcccccttggtagagtgccgtggcgtcacaggtcacagcaacctcaaactcttgggcttaagcaattctctttcttgcctcagcccaagtagctgggcctacaggcacctgccacaacccccagctattttttgttgcagatgtggttgtttagctggcccaggttgggtttgaacccgccagcctcagtgtatgtggctgctatgggcaccaagacaccactttttttttttttttcctgttgcagttcagctggggccaggtttgaacctgccaccttaggTGTATGGGACCGTGGCACCCTACCCCAGGAGGCACAGGTGCTGTCCCACTCACcaccttttttttggagacaaagtgtcactctgctgccctggggttgaatgccctggcattatcatagctcacagcaacctcaaatttttggcctccagagatcctcttgcttcagcttcctgcatagctaggactacagtgctcggctagtttttctatttttttgcagagacagggtctcactttgctcagactgatctcataCTCCTAAGCTCAGGCCATATATACTCGTctcgatctcccagagtgctaggattattgttTTCTAATATAACTCTGAGGATCCCCTTGAATTGTTCTTGTTGATCCCAAGGAATTTTTCTCCCAAGGATGAAACTGTGAGACGTGTAATTACCAGATCCAGTAATTCCTCACAGACCCACATCCTTGGGTAGCTGGGGAAGGTGAATACCGTGTTAGGAAGGTCGCCTTGGTCCCAACATCCATGCTGAGTCTTTTCTGAGCTTCACTTTTCTCCTGTAAGATACTAATTACATTAAGTAGCTGTCCTGGCCAATGGGTTGGTGGTTTTGTGTATTTACCAAGCTCCTTCAAGACAGGAACTGTTGTCTGACGTCCCCAGTTTTATGGTAGAGTTGGCGGTGCTAAACATCTTTGACAAACCTCAGCTTCCCGATGCCCAGTTACTGGTTCTCATTTCAGCACTCATTCTGTAGGTCAGGGGATTAAACAATCACCTTTCTGGTTCCCAAGACCCTTTCCTGAGAAAATGGCATATCTTCCAACTTCAGGCACGCCTGGACCCGCGATTCATCCGAGCGGCTGCTCAGCTCCGCAGCCTGGGACGTCCTTGAGCACTGGCATGGCCTAGCGGGTGCGTGGGAATGGCCTCGGAAGAGTGGGCCCAGGTCGGTGGGACTTTGGAGGCCTGCCGGTCCCTCAGCGTCCTCGGGTTGCCCGCCACCTAGCCTTTGGAGCCGCGGAGGGGCCTGACCCAAAGCCCCACGCCCCCGGCCCGCCCCGCGCCGCCACTTGTTTACTCCCCGGCGCAGCCTAGTTGGATCCTGGGGCCCGCCCTCACCAGGCGCCTATTGGTCGAGGAGGCGCAAAGGCCGAGACGATTGGCCCTCTCGGTGGAGGTGCGGGGCGAGCGGGGTAGGCTGCgcgagagacagagagggggcAGCGGGCTatggcggcggcggtggcgggtGGGCTAGGCTGGTTGCTCGCCGCGCTCTGTCTGGGCAACGCCGCGGGGGAGGCAGCCCCTTGCCCGCGAGTGCTGGGCTTCTGCCTAGAGGAGGACGGAGAGGCGGGCGCGGGGTGGGCGCGCGGAGGGGCGGCTCCGGCCGCGCCGGAGGCCACCTTCCGTCTGCGCCTCTTCGGCCCGGGCTTTGCTAATAGCTCCTGGTCTTGGGTGGCCCCTGAGGGGGCGGGTTGCCCCGAGGGCGGACTAGCTGAGGTGCCTGAAGAGGCGGTGGCCCCCATGGGCGAGTGGCGCGCACTGCTGCGCCTGCGCGGTGAGGCCGTGTGTCCGCATTCAGCGCTGCTGGCGGTGCGCGTGGAGCCGGGCGGCGGGGCGGCTGAGGAGGCGGCGCCACCCTGGGTGCTGGGCCTGGGAGTGGCCGGGCTGTTAGCGCTGGCGGCAGTGGCGCGGGGCCTGCAGCTGAGCGCGCTGGCGCTGGCGCCGGCCGAGGTACAGGTGCTACGCGAGAGCGGCTCGGAAGCCGAGCGTGCGGCGGCGCGGCGCCTGGAGCCAGCTCGGCGCTGGGCGGGCTGCGCCCTGGGCGCGCTACTACTGTTGGCTAGCCTGGCGCAGGCGGCGCTGGCGGTGCTGCTGTACCGCGCGGCCGGCCAGCGCGCCGTGCCTGCTGTGCTGGGCAGCGCGGGGCTCGTATTCCTGGTGGGCGAGGTGATGCCGGCCGCAGTGAGCGGTCGCTGGGCTCTGGAGCTGGCGCCGCGCGCGCTCAGCCTCAGCCGCCTGGCTGTGCTGCTCACCTTGCCGGTGGCTCTGCCGGTGGGGCAGCTGCTGGAGCTAGCGGCGCGGCCCGGGCGGCTGCGTGAGCGGGTGCTGGAGCTGGCGCGTGGCGGTGGCGACCCCTACAACGACCTCAGCAAGGGTGTGCTACGCTGCCGGACTGTGGAGGACGTACTCACGCCGCTCGATGACTGCTTCATGCTGGACGCCAGCGCGGTGCTGGACTTCGGCGTCCTGGCCAGCATCATGCAGAGCGGCTACACGCGCATCCCGGTATACGAGGAGGAGCGCTCCAACATTGTGGACATGCTCTACCTCAAGGACTTAGCCTTCGTGGACCCCGAAGACTGCACACCGCTCAGCACCATCACCCGCTTCTACAATCATCCACTCCACTTTGTCTTCAATGACACCAAGCTGGACGCCGTCTTGGAAGAGTTCAAAAGAGGTAACGGGGGTATGGGAGAGGGGACACCCGTGCCAGTGCCCTTCCCTGAAAAAGGGGTAGGGGATTATGGAAACCTCGAGGAAAGGACTCCATCCCAGTGTAGAGCATTGAGACCCCTGAAGGAATGACCTTTTGATATATTTAAAGGAGGAGAATGAAATGCCATAGAAAGCAAACACTTAAACCTACTTTGGGATAGTCCCCAGTTTGGAGAGTATTTCACGTGTTCTAACCTCCCAGCTCTTTGCCTCTCCCAGATGGTTTCACTGTGCTTGGCTTTGTAGCAGGTCCAAACTCTGGGATAGAAATTTAAAGAACGTAGAAAAGAAAGCAGTTTTCAGAAATCTGGATGCTGTTATCTGCACACATATAATATCAAATTGGCTCGACCTGTGATATTTCTATGGCTTTGTTAAGGTCCCTGACTTTATTGCAGATAAGGGAATGACTCCTAAATACGTTTCTTGGGTGCTGATTTAATATCCCCTtccgtgtctttttttttttttttttatcttgaggCTCTTTTCTAACTGTAAGTAAGatctttcctgtttctctttaACTCTGAATTTTCACCCCTTCTTTCACCATAGTTTTAGCAGTTCCAAGGTTGAAAGTAAAAACTGAGACCCTCTAAGTGTGAAGGTGTGAGGTTCCTTTGCAGTGCTCTCCATTGGAAGCCTTGGAAGTGCCCTCTAGAGCCTGGCCACTAGCCATGCTTCTCACACCTGAACagtatgggggtggggagcaccCCAGGGTGCTACATGGGCTTGACCCTAAAGACTACTGGATATGAGGCAGAGAAGTGGGAAAGCCCCTTGGTATTCCTGGCAGCTTGGAAGTCTCCTGGTCCCTGTCTACATGGGGGGTGCTCTCTCAGCCCCTGGACAGTCAGTGCAGGAAGCCAGGTTTTGATCACTCCCACATCAAGGACTGCCATGGGCCACCTCTAGTGTGCACTCTCCATGCATCAGCTCCCTTAATCCTTGCAGCAGGCCTGGATGCTAATTTACTGTTACTACCGTAGGTCAAGACTTCAGTGGGAGATTTGGGTGGGCAGCTCTTAATCTGTTCTGTTAAGACTCTCACATGCTCCTGGCTATTTCCTCCTGGCCCTGCAGCTATGCTCTGGGAAGGGAGCCCAGGTTGGGGGTCCAGACAGAGCCTCCTGGTGGTGAGTACTCCTCTATCTGGGCCTCCAAAGACCTTAGGCAGTGGTAATTCTGGCAGGAGTCACCAGTAGTGTGACTCTGCAATCAGCAGGGTGGATTCTGTCCCTTCTCTGCCTGCTTCTAGGTCCTGGGAGGGCGCCTTAGCCTCTCCATGGGTCAAGGTCCTCAGCTGTTATTGATAAAGTGGATAAAAGTATCTGGGGGAGGAGACCATCTATAGCACTTCTGCACTTCAGCCAGTGTACACGTTTAGGGCCAGGCAGGAAGGTGATTATAGCTCCAGGGCAGGCTTGCTGATAGGTGGTGTTTGCTAGCTCTAGAGCAGAGGGGTTAACCTGGTTGTGCAGATTTCTTCTACGCAAGTCACCAGACtgctttttagtctttttttgtttgttttttgagacagtctcactatgtcaccctcggtagagtgctgtggcatcacagctcacagcaacctccaactcttgggcttaagtgattctcttgcctcagcctcccaagtagctgggactacaggagcctgccacaatgccaggctattttttttttttgccgttatcattgttgttttagtaggcccgggccaggttcgaacccgccagcctgggtatatgtggccggcgccctaactactgagctatgggcgccaccaagGGGGAAGAATCTTTTATGGGAGGTCTTTTTTTAGGAGTCTTTTATGGGAGATGATAGTTGTCCCTTTGGTGTTGTCTTCTGGTCCCTGTCTACATGGGAAGCGCTGGTTTGTCCCTTTGGTGTTGTAAGCACTCGTGTTTCTAGGTTCCTTAAGAAAATGCTCATTCTGGTGTCTGGCTTTAGCTGGACTGGTGCTTTCTATAGCTATGAGCATTCACCAGGCAGAGATTTGGGGCATGATGGTGGAATGGTTGGCCCATCTGGAACTAACCTTAGTGTCAGGATTTTCCCTGCCATCCACGGTCTTGCCCTTCATATGTGACAGTTGAGCTTGACTCAGGGCTGTTGGGGATCCCAGTTGAGAAGAATTAAAGTGTTCATTCACAGTGATCAGGAAGGAGCCTAGAGACAGGGTGGGCCTAAAAGGGCTTGTGTGCTGTGTGAGGAACTTGGCCTTGATCACTAGGACTGTGAGTAAAGAATGACATTGTTTAGGTGGTTTTTTACAGATTGATGACTAGTGGGGAGACCAGCTAGAGTGGGATCCAGATGAAAGGAGAGGGTAGCCTTCTGAGGTAGACAGTAAGCCAAGAGAAGGGAATTAGAAGTCTGAATTGGGAAGGTTTAGTGGTTGGCTGAGGAGCTGCGCAGCTAGAGGGAGGAGCTAAGGATGAGGCACAGATTTCTGGCTGCTGTTTCCTAAGGGCTGAGGGTGGGGAGTAGATGAGTTTGTTTTGGACATTGGAATTCGTGTCTGTCTAGCGTTCCAAGTGGCAAATTCCTATCCTGCAGCTGATGTGAAATGCAGGTGGTCCCTTGGCCACAGGAGTGGAACAGAGAACCTAAACCCCAACGGCCAGGGGTATGCTGAGGAGAAATTGCCAAGAAGAGGTAAAACCTTGGAGGGAGGAGAGCCAGAGGTGCAAAATGTCCTGGCAGCTAAGAAAAGACATATTTTCTGAGGGGAGGCGATCAACCAAGATGCCCTTGACTTTTCCAAGAACAGATGTTGTGCCATGATGGGGAGCAGTTTGGGGAAATTTAACAGCTAGTATAGATGGGCCCTTTGTAAAGTGTGGCTGCAAAGCAGAAGCCAGAGAGCAATGATTGGCAGAGGAtttggggcaggggaggaggcctTCTGTTCTTTGGTTTTAAGATGGGTGAGGTGAGCAGGTTTAGGCTGAAATGTTGATAGGAGAGAGGGAAGGCCACTGCTCCTGTTCTGGGCTGCCTAGCCTCTGTGTACCTTTGGAGAACagggcaggtttttttttttgcagtttttggttggggctgggtttgaacctgccatctctgtgtatggggccagcgccctactcctttgagccacaggtgccgcccccattgGGGCAGGTTTTAAGCAGCCTGATTCCAGAGGATTTGGGGATTGAATGCTTTTCTGCTTTAAtcagattgcttttttttttttgcagtttttggctggggatgggtttgaacccaccacctctggcatatggggctggcaccctacccctttgagccacgggtgccgcccaatCAGATTGCTTTAGAAGGTGCCAGGCAACATGCTAAAAAGCTTCTTCCTAGAAACCAGTGGAAGAGGGTTTTGTTTGGgaggttttggttttgttttgagacagagtctggctctatTGGCTAGGCCGGAGTGCCCATTTGGACCAAACATCTGAAGATCTTgtatttggggcggtgcctgtggctcaaaggggtagggcgccagtcccatatgctggaggtggcaggttcaagcccagccctggccgaaaaccacaaaaaaaaaaaaaaaaaggttttgtaTTTGTCCTTTGCATCAAATGAACATCTTATTCACCTGGTATTGTTTGTAGTCAAAAGGTTAAGTAACAACCCAGGAGAGTCTGGCCTAGGTCTAGCATGTAGGAACATGAATGtcaacttttgtatttttttaattttttttttgagacagagtctcacttattaacccttggtagagtgccatagtgtcacagctcacagcaacctccaaatccttgtgcttaagttattctcttgcctcagcctcctgagtagctgggattacaggtgcccgccacgatgcccagccatttttttgttgcagtttggccggagtggagtttgaacccaccaccctcggtatatggggccgacgccccactcactgagtcacagtCGCCACCcaacttttgtatttttggtgGCCTTGGAGGACCCCAGCAAGCTTTTAAATGAGTGTCCTCCCCTGACAGGGAAGTCCCACCTGGCCATCGTGCAGAAGGTGAACAATGAGGGCGAGGGCGACCCCTTCTACGAGGTCCTGGGCCTGGTCACCCTGGAGGATGTCATCGAGGAGATCATCAAGTCTGAAATCCTGGATGAGTCTGAAGACTACCGTGAGTTTCAGCTCCTGGCAGTCTTCTGTCTCAGCTGGTCCTTTAAGCTTTCTGAGGTACATAGTGTCAGAGGCCAATGGCTCTTAGTGCTGCTAGAAGCCAGACAGGTCCCCAGCCAGGCCTCATTTTTCTTAGCCTTGTGAGAGCCAGCATTGCCCCTCTTGggaaggctcacacctgtacttcATGCAAGCCATGGTTGCCCATCCCGGTGGAGACCTTGGAATCCTAGCACTTGTTGGGGCTCCAGTGGCAGCCATCCTGTTTGTTTCCTACTGAGGAAGGGCCCTGTCCTTCATGAgccttttcttttgcagtttttggccagggctgggtttgaacctgccacctctgggatatggggccagcaccctactcctttgagccacgggcgccgccccatgggccttttccatttttctgtcttccttggtGCTTTTGTTTTCACAGGTTCTTTACCACCAAGAGAGTCTTCCCAAAGCAGATGATCCTGGGGCCCTTGATGGCCTCTTAGGAGTGTCTGCCACTTAGGATGACACAGGGCAGACAGAGCACGTGTTTGATGGCTGGGCCACCCACCCCTATGAGCTCTCCCACGTGTCACTTTGCCCATGCATCTATTGCCAACACAGCATCTTCAGTTCGGTTCCCAAGATGGCCATAGGTGTGAGGTCTCCAGGTTAGCTGCTGCCACTAATCCTCAAAAACACTTTCCATCAAGGggtctgtttcttttgtttgtttttttttttgagacagagtctcactatgttgtcctcagtagagtgccgtggtgtcacagctcacagcaacctccaaatcttgggcttaagcgattctcttgcctcagcctcccaagtagctgggactacaggcacccgccataatgcctggctatatattttttgtagttgtcattgttgttttggcaggcctaggctgggtttgaatccaccagtcctggtgtacatgactggcaccctagctgctgagctacaggccctgagacCAGCAAGAGGTCTCTTAATGGCCAGGGAGGCCTATTATTTATATAAGCTGCCTTGCTATCATGTCAGCATTCTCCTCAGCCAACTCCAAGGCAAGGAGCAGTCTCTTCTGCACTTCTTCAGACATATCTGGAACGTGGGCCGCTGTTGTTTGACCTGGGTACTGAGATTGCTATGTAGTAGGAATGGCAGCCAGCTGCCATGGAGGGATCTGTACTGAGGATGTGTCCCTTGGGCTCTGATGGCATGTTCCCCTGGCCCTAGGAAAGAGTGGGTAGCATTAGACTGGTTGTGGTGCCTAAGCACACCATTTTCCACCTCAGGAGACTGCGTGGTAAAGAAGAAACCTGCTTCTCTGATTGCCCCTCTCAAGAGGAAGGAGGAATTCTCCTTGTTCAAGGTGTCTGATGATGAATGTAAAGTAAAAATCTCACCTCAGCTGCTCTTGGCCACCCAGCGCTTCCTTTCCCGAGGTGAGGGGAAAGGTTGTCCTTGCACCCTGCCCTTGTTCACTGGTGGGTCAGGAGACCACCCAGGTCTGAGCCTGACTCTGCCCCCCATGCCTAGTAAGCAGAAAAGTCTCCAGGAGAACTTCTGTGCTTCTCTCTGCAGCCCTGCCAGCATCTCAGGTCATCTGAGAGGTGGCTTCTCTCTACCAGGTGGCCGAGAACAGGGCCAAGCTGGTGCCATATTACCACAGTGTGCCCTGCCCAGCTCTTTGTGGTGTGGTGGGATGTGGAGGCACAGGGGCTCGCAGACCACCCAGGGAGAGCCCTGGTGGGTAACAGTAGTAGGCTACATAAGGCTGCTCTGGCCGTGAGGGACACTGTCCCTTTTTTCTACCATGGGGCAGAAGTGGATGTATTCAGCCCCCTGCGAATTTCTGAGAAGGTCCTACTGCACCTGCTAAAGCATCCCAGTGTCAACCAGGAGGTGAAGTTTGACCAGAGCAACCGCCTGGCTGCACACCATTACCTGTACCAGCGCAGTCAGCCAGTGGATTACTTCATTCTCATCTTGCAGGTGAGTGGGAACCCAGGCATGGAGCCTCCTACTTCCTCCGAGACTAGGGAAGGGTGTGTGAGAagaggtggggagcagggagaTGCAGTAATCAGGTTTCTTGGCTCCTCCTTATGCTCTCTTCTCTTGGGAAAGATAATCTGTCCAcatctgtctctctttctgcctGTTCACCCTCCTAGGGCAGGGTTGAGGTGGAGATCGGGAAGGAGGGCCTGAAGTTTGAGAATGGGGCCTTCACCTACTATGGAGTGTCTGCCCTGACAGTGCCATCTTCTGGTAAGCTGCAGCCCCACTGGAGCTGAGGGCTGCCCCATGCCCTGGTCATGGCAGTTCTCAGTGCCTAGGTTCCAGCCTTCCCTTCTGATAGAGCCCATGCCCCCCACAAGGCAGACTGTTATCTCTGGGCTATCTGGAGGGAAGGGGCAGCGTCTTGTGATTGCTCATCTTCATTGCTTTCTGCCATCCCTGCAATACATCCTCTTCCAAACTCTTACCCATGTTCCCTCTCAAGGGTGGTTTGTGGGGTGGATCTTTGAGGTTGTGTGCTTGTCCCCACTAGGGCAGGGGTGGGCTACCCGGCTCCAACTTCTGCTGTCACTGATTGTTCCTTTTGATAGTTCATCAGTCCCCAGTGTCCTCATTCCAGCCCATCCGCCATGACCTGCTGCCCGAGCCAGCTGATGGCACCCGCTCTTCTGCGTATTGTCCCGACTACACCGTGAGAGCCCTCTCCGACCTGCAGCTCATTAAGGTGACAACCTGGGCTGCTCACGGGCACTGGCTTAGCAGGCTTTGTGTCCCCAAGGGGCTAGACCAGCTAGTCTGAGACTGCTCAGAACAAGGCCCTGCACTTGCTCTGTAGGACAGAGGCCTTGGCTCACTGGAGGTCTCCCATGTCCAGGCCCCTGCACCCATTTTCTTAAAAGCACTGCTTGTTCTTAGCTGCCCTTAACTAACTTAAAGGTCTTCCTTCTTCCTATTCTGGCTGGTGTGACTTTTTGAGCCTGTCTTGTGCATCTTGTGTCACATATTGCATCTGCCGGGTAATGCTTCCTATCCTCAGGTTACACGGCTGCAGTATCTCAACGCACTCCTGGCTACACGAGCCCAGAACCTGCCACAGTCTCCTGAGAACACCGACCTTCAGGTCATCCCAGGCAGCCAGACCAAGCTCCTTGGTGAGAAGGCCACTGCTGCAGCAGGTAAACTCTGAGTGGCACACTCTGGTGTGTCCAGACCCAGTGGGCTGGGAGCTTTTGCCGCTTACTCACATCTTACTGTCTCCTTGCTCTTCCCTGTTCTtgtctctctgttttttgtttctgttttttgggggtttttttttgagacagagtctcaagtgctgtggcagcatagctcacagcaacctccaactcggactcaagtgatcctcttgccccagtttttctgttttttagtagagatggagtcttgcttttgctcaggctggtttcaaaatcatgaactcaaacaatccacttgcctcagcttcccagagtgctaagattataggcgtgagccaccatgcccagccatctctgtttttctctgcctccttttctcttcttgctgTTTTTAGTAGCTTAGATGACACTAAGCCATAGACAACTGGtatttagtctttcttttttgttttttgaagtttttggccaggactgggtttgaacctgccacctccggcatatggggccggcgccctacccctttgagccataggcactgcctggTATTTAGTTTTTCAAGTCAATATTTTGTCTCTCTCAAGGACCCCTTAATGGACTGACTTAATCAGAGACTTGTTGGTAAATGGGAATAACATCTAGTTCAGACACTCTTGGCCATTTAGGGGTAGGTCACTGGGAAAGTGAAGTTTTGGGTCATCAGTACCCTGGCTCAGAGGGTTGGTAGCTGGGGGACACCATCCCAGAAACTGGAGGGTACTTGCTGAGGAGCTTGGTCAGTTCACGCTGACACTGTGGAAGCATGTCCCATCCAAGGGTTCCACTGTGAGTAGAAAGATCCTGTTGGAAGAAacggacttttatttttattttgttttatttttgctatttttggctggggctgggttcaaacctgccaccttcagcatatggggctggtgccctactcctttgagcc
The sequence above is a segment of the Nycticebus coucang isolate mNycCou1 chromosome 4, mNycCou1.pri, whole genome shotgun sequence genome. Coding sequences within it:
- the CNNM3 gene encoding metal transporter CNNM3 isoform X1; translation: MAAAVAGGLGWLLAALCLGNAAGEAAPCPRVLGFCLEEDGEAGAGWARGGAAPAAPEATFRLRLFGPGFANSSWSWVAPEGAGCPEGGLAEVPEEAVAPMGEWRALLRLRGEAVCPHSALLAVRVEPGGGAAEEAAPPWVLGLGVAGLLALAAVARGLQLSALALAPAEVQVLRESGSEAERAAARRLEPARRWAGCALGALLLLASLAQAALAVLLYRAAGQRAVPAVLGSAGLVFLVGEVMPAAVSGRWALELAPRALSLSRLAVLLTLPVALPVGQLLELAARPGRLRERVLELARGGGDPYNDLSKGVLRCRTVEDVLTPLDDCFMLDASAVLDFGVLASIMQSGYTRIPVYEEERSNIVDMLYLKDLAFVDPEDCTPLSTITRFYNHPLHFVFNDTKLDAVLEEFKRGKSHLAIVQKVNNEGEGDPFYEVLGLVTLEDVIEEIIKSEILDESEDYRDCVVKKKPASLIAPLKRKEEFSLFKVSDDECKVKISPQLLLATQRFLSREVDVFSPLRISEKVLLHLLKHPSVNQEVKFDQSNRLAAHHYLYQRSQPVDYFILILQGRVEVEIGKEGLKFENGAFTYYGVSALTVPSSVHQSPVSSFQPIRHDLLPEPADGTRSSAYCPDYTVRALSDLQLIKVTRLQYLNALLATRAQNLPQSPENTDLQVIPGSQTKLLGEKATAAAGSHSVAQAGVQCYHHSSLQPRTPGLKQSSCFSLSSSWDYSLPSRPFPLWHIWKLQLINDCGLVSIFCFKRTPKGPTTAGLVSQWRIALGGTQEFNCLPGSPRCGEQTSTWGAGGSQAEASCQPIPTLQATF
- the CNNM3 gene encoding metal transporter CNNM3 isoform X2, with the translated sequence MAAAVAGGLGWLLAALCLGNAAGEAAPCPRVLGFCLEEDGEAGAGWARGGAAPAAPEATFRLRLFGPGFANSSWSWVAPEGAGCPEGGLAEVPEEAVAPMGEWRALLRLRGEAVCPHSALLAVRVEPGGGAAEEAAPPWVLGLGVAGLLALAAVARGLQLSALALAPAEVQVLRESGSEAERAAARRLEPARRWAGCALGALLLLASLAQAALAVLLYRAAGQRAVPAVLGSAGLVFLVGEVMPAAVSGRWALELAPRALSLSRLAVLLTLPVALPVGQLLELAARPGRLRERVLELARGGGDPYNDLSKGVLRCRTVEDVLTPLDDCFMLDASAVLDFGVLASIMQSGYTRIPVYEEERSNIVDMLYLKDLAFVDPEDCTPLSTITRFYNHPLHFVFNDTKLDAVLEEFKRGKSHLAIVQKVNNEGEGDPFYEVLGLVTLEDVIEEIIKSEILDESEDYRDCVVKKKPASLIAPLKRKEEFSLFKVSDDECKVKISPQLLLATQRFLSREVDVFSPLRISEKVLLHLLKHPSVNQEVKFDQSNRLAAHHYLYQRSQPVDYFILILQGRVEVEIGKEGLKFENGAFTYYGVSALTVPSSVHQSPVSSFQPIRHDLLPEPADGTRSSAYCPDYTVRALSDLQLIKVTRLQYLNALLATRAQNLPQSPENTDLQVIPGSQTKLLGEKATAAAGSHSVAQAGVQCYHHSSLQPRTPGLKQSSCFSLSSSWDYRVQPQQAWCPSGG
- the CNNM3 gene encoding metal transporter CNNM3 isoform X3; protein product: MAAAVAGGLGWLLAALCLGNAAGEAAPCPRVLGFCLEEDGEAGAGWARGGAAPAAPEATFRLRLFGPGFANSSWSWVAPEGAGCPEGGLAEVPEEAVAPMGEWRALLRLRGEAVCPHSALLAVRVEPGGGAAEEAAPPWVLGLGVAGLLALAAVARGLQLSALALAPAEVQVLRESGSEAERAAARRLEPARRWAGCALGALLLLASLAQAALAVLLYRAAGQRAVPAVLGSAGLVFLVGEVMPAAVSGRWALELAPRALSLSRLAVLLTLPVALPVGQLLELAARPGRLRERVLELARGGGDPYNDLSKGVLRCRTVEDVLTPLDDCFMLDASAVLDFGVLASIMQSGYTRIPVYEEERSNIVDMLYLKDLAFVDPEDCTPLSTITRFYNHPLHFVFNDTKLDAVLEEFKRGKSHLAIVQKVNNEGEGDPFYEVLGLVTLEDVIEEIIKSEILDESEDYRDCVVKKKPASLIAPLKRKEEFSLFKVSDDECKVKISPQLLLATQRFLSREVDVFSPLRISEKVLLHLLKHPSVNQEVKFDQSNRLAAHHYLYQRSQPVDYFILILQGRVEVEIGKEGLKFENGAFTYYGVSALTVPSSVHQSPVSSFQPIRHDLLPEPADGTRSSAYCPDYTVRALSDLQLIKVTRLQYLNALLATRAQNLPQSPENTDLQVIPGSQTKLLGEKATAAAGSNHSRPGVPVEDSPGRNPGV